ACTGCAATAATTTAGTTACATAATTAATATTATGACCTAAAGAAATTAAATATTCATATAGTACTAATGAACTGGTTTGTAAGAAACCACATAATATTGTTTGTTCTCCCATTAAATCAGATTTTACTTCAGCAATAAACGATGATTTTAATACTCCTGCATGATGACTACCGATAGAATAAGCCCACGATTTCGCAATGTCTAAACCTTGTTTTAAAGGATCATTTTTATCATGTACAGCAATTAAAGTAGGAACTCCAAATCCTCTTTTATATTCTTCACGAACCTCAGTACCGGGACATTTTGGAGCTACCATAATAACTGTAATATCTGGTCGAATGTTTTGTCCTGTTTCAACAATATTAAATCCATGCGAATAACCTAAAGTAGCATTGGGTTTTATTAAATGTTGTATATTATTAATAACATGACTATGTTGTTTATCCGGAGTAAGATTAATTATTAAATCAGCTGTTGGAATTAAATCATTATAAGTTCCTATTTGAAAATTATTATTTGTAGCATTCAACCATGACTGATTTTTGTTTTTAATACTGTCTTCTCTTAAAGCATAAGAAATGTTCAGTCCTGAATCTCTCATATTTAAACCTTGATTTAAACCTTGTGAACCACAACCAATAATAACTATATTTTTATTTTTTAATATACGAATATTATTGTTAAATTCATTTTTATGAATTAAATGACATTTTTTTAATTGCGTAATTTTTTCACGAAAATTAAGCGTATTAAAATAGTTTTGCATATATTATTCCTTTTGTAACATATATTTAACATTACAATATAAAAAATTTATTTTTAATAATTGATAATAACAAATAATAGATTTTGTTTTATATATTCAAATTAACTAATTTTTTTACAATTACGTATTGCTCCTTTGTCTGCGCTAGTTGCAAAAAATCCGTACATTTTCAATGCAAATGAAATAGATCGATATCTATTTTTAGGTTTATAAGCATTTTGAAAATAACATTTTTCTTCTTGAATTCTGAAATTTAATTCTTGTTCAGATATATCAAGATGAATTGTTCTTTCGTGAATATTAATATATATAATATCATGATTTTTAACTAACGCAATAATACCTTTACTAGCAGCTTCAGGTGAAATATGTCCAATAGATAATCCTGATGTACCTCCAGAAAATCGTCCATCAGTGATTAAAGCACATTCTTTATCAATACCTACAGATTTTAAATAAGTGGTAGGGTATAACATCTCCTGCATACCAGGACCACCTTTAGGACCTTCATATCTAATAACAATTACATCACCTTTATTAATCTTATTATTTAATATTGCTTTTACTGACGATTCTTGACTTTCATAAACTTTTGCAGGTCCTTGAAAAATAAATTGATTTTTTTTTAAACTGGCAGTTTTAATAATACATCCATGTTTTGCTAAATTACCATATAAAACAGCTAAACCACCATCTTGATTAAAAGCAAATTGTGAAGATCTTATACAACCTTTCTTTCTATCTTGATCGACTGTAGGCCATCGGAAAGATTGTGAATATGGTTTTACAGTACGTACACCTAATGGTCCGGAACGAAACATTTTAATAATGTTTTTATTTTGAGTAGTTGTAATATCATATTCATGTAACATTTTTTTTAAAGAAATACCAAGAACATTTTTTACTTGAGTATCTATTAAATTAATTCTATTTAATTCTCCTAATATACCCATAACACCACCTGCACGATGTACATCTTCTATATGATATTTTTGAGTGCTAGGAGCAACTTTACATAAATGAGGAGTCATTTTAGATAGTTTATCAATATGATGCATTTTAAAATTGATTTTTCCTTCTTGAGCAGCAGCTAAAAGGTGTAAAATAGTATTTGTTGATCCACCCATAGCAATATCTAATTTCATAGCATTATAAAAAGAATATTTATTTGCAATTTTTCGAGGTAAAGTAGAAATATCATTACCTTGATAATATCGTTTTGTTAAATTGACTATTGTTTGTGCAGATTGTAAAAATAATTTTTTTCTATCAACATGAGTAGCTAATAAAGTACCATTACCAGGTAATGATAAACCCATAGCTTCTATTAAACAATTCATAGAATTAGCTGTAAACATGCCTGAACATGAACCACACGTAGGACATGCAAAACGTTCAACTTGATCAATTACAGTATCATCTATTTTAGAATTAGCACTATCAATAATTGCATCAACGAGATTAATTTTGTATAATCGATTATCAATTTTACCTGCTTCCATAGGTCCACCTGATACAAAAACCGATGGTATATTTAATCTTAAAGATGCCATTAACATGCCTGGTGTAATTTTATCACAATTTGAAATACATATCATAGAGTCTACACAATGTGCATTAATCATATATTCAATAGAATCTGCTATTAGTTCTCGAGATGGTAAAGAATATAACATGCCATTATGACCCATAGCAATTCCATCATCAATAGCAATAGTATTGAATTCTTTTGCTACCCCTCCAGAAATATTAATTTCATCTACAATAAGTTTGCCTATTTCTTGTAAATGAATATGTCCTGGGACA
This portion of the Buchnera aphidicola (Stegophylla sp.) genome encodes:
- the ilvC gene encoding ketol-acid reductoisomerase encodes the protein MQNYFNTLNFREKITQLKKCHLIHKNEFNNNIRILKNKNIVIIGCGSQGLNQGLNMRDSGLNISYALREDSIKNKNQSWLNATNNNFQIGTYNDLIPTADLIINLTPDKQHSHVINNIQHLIKPNATLGYSHGFNIVETGQNIRPDITVIMVAPKCPGTEVREEYKRGFGVPTLIAVHDKNDPLKQGLDIAKSWAYSIGSHHAGVLKSSFIAEVKSDLMGEQTILCGFLQTSSLVLYEYLISLGHNINYVTKLLQCGWEVITESLKHGGITLMLDRLSNTSKIRACQLSERLKNIFTPLFKKHMDDIISGQFSYNMINDWKNNDANLLMWRSQVKNMPFELAPISNLEILEEDYFRHGTLMVAILKAGIELSFEIMVQTGIKKESAYYESLHELPLIANTIAKKRLYEMNVVISDTAEYGSYLFTNQAIKIFNTFLPYLQKGDIGCYNELNEKIDNITLYKLNERIRNHPIEKIGLKLRSYMVNMKQISNF
- the ilvD gene encoding dihydroxy-acid dehydratase; the protein is MPIYRSKTSTSGRNMAGARALWRATGMNDSDFKKPIIAVVNSFSQFVPGHIHLQEIGKLIVDEINISGGVAKEFNTIAIDDGIAMGHNGMLYSLPSRELIADSIEYMINAHCVDSMICISNCDKITPGMLMASLRLNIPSVFVSGGPMEAGKIDNRLYKINLVDAIIDSANSKIDDTVIDQVERFACPTCGSCSGMFTANSMNCLIEAMGLSLPGNGTLLATHVDRKKLFLQSAQTIVNLTKRYYQGNDISTLPRKIANKYSFYNAMKLDIAMGGSTNTILHLLAAAQEGKINFKMHHIDKLSKMTPHLCKVAPSTQKYHIEDVHRAGGVMGILGELNRINLIDTQVKNVLGISLKKMLHEYDITTTQNKNIIKMFRSGPLGVRTVKPYSQSFRWPTVDQDRKKGCIRSSQFAFNQDGGLAVLYGNLAKHGCIIKTASLKKNQFIFQGPAKVYESQESSVKAILNNKINKGDVIVIRYEGPKGGPGMQEMLYPTTYLKSVGIDKECALITDGRFSGGTSGLSIGHISPEAASKGIIALVKNHDIIYINIHERTIHLDISEQELNFRIQEEKCYFQNAYKPKNRYRSISFALKMYGFFATSADKGAIRNCKKIS